From one Rhopalosiphum padi isolate XX-2018 chromosome 2, ASM2088224v1, whole genome shotgun sequence genomic stretch:
- the LOC132921693 gene encoding uncharacterized protein LOC132921693 produces MVSSQTLITLTVISILRCSESNKYKAALHSAGYSENFEQFSTFRVNLKKWDESIKGISHEFMDALKKKGCYKDDILMKPLGYCKYLYSTMENDFGWFAINGIIIILF; encoded by the exons ATGGTATCTTCTCAAACGTTAATAACATTAACAGTGATCAGTATTTTAAGATGCAGTGAGTCCAATAAATATAAag CTGCTCTACACAGTGCTGGTTATTCAG aaaattttgaacaattttcaaCATTTCGGGTCAATTTGAAGAAATGGGATGAAAGTATCAAAG gTATTTCGCATGAATTTATGgacgcattaaaaaaaaaaggatgttATAAGGACG ATATTCTGATGAAACCATTAGGATATTGTAAATATCTCT attCAACGATGGAAAATGATTTTGGATGGTTTGCTAttaatggtataattattatattattttaa